The genomic segment ATGGTCAGCAAGTCGGGGGCAATGTTATAAATGTAGATGTCCGGATCGCTGTTTTTGATGTCGGAAGCGTCCATGATTTGCTGCAATAAATAGGTATGGGTTAACATCAACATAAAGACACCTGATGACGGCAGGACGGTATTTCTTCCATCAAAAAACGGCCTTTGAGATCGTCCAGAATACCTTCCATCTCCTCAAGAAAATCCGGCATGATTAATACTTGAATAATGGCTTCTTTAGGATCGATTGTGGAGACAGTGGCCAACCCTTCGTATCCTTCGATAATAAACTGGACAAGGGTGATATCGCTTGTCTTTAATTTAAACCATTTCGTAATCATATCTTATGTGCGGACTACCATTTATTTTTTTAAAGATCAAGAAACTAAGACTGCGCAGTTATTACCGTCAAAGGATAAACACCGCGATTTAACAGTGAAATGTATAAATAAATTCAAATTATTATTCAGGATAACCAATGAAGGCTTGACATAAGATCTGTCACTGATATGATAGCCGCAAAATTACAATTCAAAGAAGAAAACATGCTCGAAGAAGGACACCTGCCGGTAACACAATGGAAGCTTAAAGATTCCGGCAATAATAATATAGTAGAATCGCTGGCGAAGGAATTTGGCATCCCCCGGATCATTTCTCAATTGATATTAAACCGGCATGTTGACAGCCTGGAAGATGCTTACCAATATCTTCATCCTTCACTCAATGATCTGCACAGCCCTTTTCTGATGCAGGACATGAAGAAAGGCGTGACCAGACTGATCAACGCCATTTATGCCGGCGAAGAAATTGTTATCTACGGCGACTACGATGCTGACGGCATCACCTCGGTCGTTATTCTTTATAAATTTATCAAAGAACTGACCTCGCATGTATCCTATTATATTCCGGACAGGGTGCTGGAAGGTTACGGCCTGAAAAATCCGGTCATCGACCAATTCAAAAGCAAAAACGTCAAACTGATTATTACGGTGGATTGCGGTGTTTCCGATGTCGAACAAATCGCTTACGCGAAGTCCATCGGCATCGACACGATTGTGCTGGACCATCATGAAATATCCGATCAGCTTCCAGTAGCGGTCGCCTGCATAAATCCGAACCGATCCGATTGCTTATTTCCCTTTAAACATCTGGCCGGCGTCGGGATTGCCTTCTATTTTCTCATCGCTCTGCGGGGGACTTTGCGTAAAGAAGGCTTCTGGAAAGATGGAAAATATCCCAACCTGAAAGAATATCTGGACGTTGTAGCCTTGGGAACAATCGGCGATATCGCTCCGCTCGCCCGCGAAAACCGGATATTTGCTAAAATTGGTTTGGAACTGGTCACTGAAGGCAAACGCCCCGGTATCAAGGCCCTCAAAGAAGTCAGTGGTATTGATGGGCAGATCATCGATTCCTTTAAGGCCTCTTTCTGCCTGATACCCCGTATTAATGCGGCAGGAAGAATTGCTTCTCCGCTGGATGCGGTTGAACTGCTCCTGGCGGAGAATATGGCTGAGGCCCGTCCGCTTGCCGAGAAGCTTGATTTGCATAACCGGCGGCGCCAGGCCATGGAAAAAGATATCCTCAAAGACATTCTCGGACAGTTGGGAACAAACCCCGATCTGGAAAATATGAACGCTTTGGTTTTTTCTTCCGAAAAATGGCATCCCGGCGTCGTGGGCATTGTGGCCTCACGCCTGGTGGATCTATACAGCCGTCCGACTTTTGTCATCAGCATTAAAAACGGCGTAGGTAAAGGGTCCGGCCGCAGCGTTTCTGATTTTAATATTCATAAGGGCTTGCAGCAGTGCGCGCCGCTGTTGTTGTCTTTCGGCGGCCACTATCGGGCAGCGGGAATTTCCATTAAAGAGGATGATATTGACGAATTTGCCTGCATGCTGGATGAAATTATCCGGAATACCGTTCAAGCCTCGGAAATGGTTTCTCATACTTTTATTGACGCGGAATGCGATCTTCAGGATATCAACATCGATCTGATCAGTCAGATGACAAAACTTGCGCCCTTCGGCTGTGAGAATCCCGAACCGATCCTTTGCGCCCGCAACATCAAGGCATTGTCACCTGTCATTGTCGGCAACAACCACCTTAAAATGCGCCTGACGTCAAACGGAGCATCATTGAATGCCATCTGGTTCGGCATGGGCAAACATCTGGGCGCCATTAACGGAGCAAATCTGGATGTTGTATTTTCCCCTCAGATTAATTACTGGAACGGTTCATCCGATGTTCAGCTGAAAATTAAGGACGCTGCCGTTCTGTCTTAAAGGATCCGGCATGGATAAAGCGAAAAATGCAGCCCTGTTGAGCGCTCTTCTTTTTCCCGGATGGGGACAGTTTTACCTGAAACAATATAAAAGAGGATTGGTTTTCATCGTGCCCGTAATGGCAGGCCTTCTGGCTCTGGTCTGGTCGATTGCTCAGGTTGCCGTTACGATCATTAAAGCTGCGCCTTTAAAAAAAGGAACCCTTCGACTGGCAGACATCATCCAGGTAACGGATGACGCTCTGAAGGCCGTCAACATTTTTTATTTTATCATGATACTGATTCTGATCGGCGCCTTCTGGATTATTTCGATTATTGACGCGTATCACATCGGCAAAAAAATGATGTCGGCCCCTACCACTGCCTCTGGTCAAGAATCAACTTCTGATCAGGCGTAATCAAGCCTGCTTCCACATATTGAATCTCATCAATTTTGACCGTGCAAATTTCCTTAAAGATCTTCTTAAAGTTATTATCCCAGATGGCCGAACCTGTTTCTTGATTTACCTTCTCTAGACGTAGCGTTAAAACATCCTCGTGACCTTTGCGGCTGACAATTGCCTGCAATGGCAGATTGTTGAATTTGGCTGAAATCATTTTGAGTTGACTCGGGGCGATAAACAACCCGCGGACTTTCACGGCATCCCCTACCCTGCCCGCAATACCGGCAAGCCGGTAGGCCGTTCGGCCGCAGGAGCATTTTTCGGTGATCAATCGCGATAAATCGCCTGTGCCGAAACGCAGCAGAAAGAAAATATCAATGAGGCGGGTTACGACGACTTCGCCTAATTCACCCGGCGCTACATTCTTTCCGGTTGTTGGATCGACAATTTCCACGATCGTTTCCTCGCAGATGTGCCAGCCGGATTTCCGTGAGCATTCATAAGCCACATCGCCTACCTCGGTTGCCCCATACATCTGATAGGTATCAATGCCGTATTCTTTTTCAAAGGCCTGTCGCAATGAAGGCAGCAGCGGCTCGGCGGCAAAGCAGGCTTTTTTTACCCGGAAATCTTTTTTGAAATTAAAACCCAGCTCCCGGGCTTTTGTGATGATGGACATCAGGAAGCTCGGTGTGCCGACGTAGGCAGTCACTTTCAAATCCTTGATCAGTTGGACCTGAACCTGCGATGAGGATGTGCCGGAAGGAACAACCGTCGCCCCGACTTTGCGCAATCCGTTGTGAAACGTCAGTCCGGCAGCGACAAGATGATAGGAAAAGGCATTAAGGGCAACGTCTTTGGGCCCGATACCCGCCGCGAAAAATGCTCTCGCCCACAGATAGTCCGTTTCGGAAAGATGCGGTTCATAAACCGGTCCCGGTGAGGTAAAAATGCGGTCGATGGATATTGAAGGATTTTCCAGTCCCGCATAAGGCGGATGCTTCATCTCCATTTCCACCAGTTTTTCCCGAGATGTGACCGGTAAACTTTCCAGATCTTCCCGTGTTTTAATTTTTGCGGGATTGATTTTGTGCCTGTCGAGTATTTTTTTTAATGCGGTTGACTTTTTATATCCCAGTTTCAGCATGGCGGACAGCGCCTGATCCTGTGTTGCCTTGCGCTCTTTTATTGAGGAATTTTCTCTGACGTCGAAATATTTTTTCATAAGTCCCCCTTTACAGCCAGCGTTTGCGGCGGCGGTAGGCTTTAACATCCTTGTAGGATTTGGCAATGCCCGATGCCGCCATTCCCAGGTAAAATTCTTTAACGTCCGGATTGTCTGAAAGTTCTTTGGACGTTCCTTCCATGACGATCTTGCCATTTTCCATCACATAGCCGTAATGAGCGACCTGCAGCGCCATATTGGCGTTTTGTTCGACTAACACAATGGTTGTGGCGTGTTCTTCGTTGATCTTTTTGATGATGTGGAAGATCTCCTGAACGACCAGCGGCGCCAGTCCCAGCGACGGCTCATCCAGCATCAGCAGTTGCGGATGA from the Deltaproteobacteria bacterium HGW-Deltaproteobacteria-6 genome contains:
- the recJ gene encoding single-stranded-DNA-specific exonuclease RecJ, producing the protein MIAAKLQFKEENMLEEGHLPVTQWKLKDSGNNNIVESLAKEFGIPRIISQLILNRHVDSLEDAYQYLHPSLNDLHSPFLMQDMKKGVTRLINAIYAGEEIVIYGDYDADGITSVVILYKFIKELTSHVSYYIPDRVLEGYGLKNPVIDQFKSKNVKLIITVDCGVSDVEQIAYAKSIGIDTIVLDHHEISDQLPVAVACINPNRSDCLFPFKHLAGVGIAFYFLIALRGTLRKEGFWKDGKYPNLKEYLDVVALGTIGDIAPLARENRIFAKIGLELVTEGKRPGIKALKEVSGIDGQIIDSFKASFCLIPRINAAGRIASPLDAVELLLAENMAEARPLAEKLDLHNRRRQAMEKDILKDILGQLGTNPDLENMNALVFSSEKWHPGVVGIVASRLVDLYSRPTFVISIKNGVGKGSGRSVSDFNIHKGLQQCAPLLLSFGGHYRAAGISIKEDDIDEFACMLDEIIRNTVQASEMVSHTFIDAECDLQDINIDLISQMTKLAPFGCENPEPILCARNIKALSPVIVGNNHLKMRLTSNGASLNAIWFGMGKHLGAINGANLDVVFSPQINYWNGSSDVQLKIKDAAVLS
- a CDS encoding AMP-binding protein, giving the protein MLKPTAAANAGCKGGLMKKYFDVRENSSIKERKATQDQALSAMLKLGYKKSTALKKILDRHKINPAKIKTREDLESLPVTSREKLVEMEMKHPPYAGLENPSISIDRIFTSPGPVYEPHLSETDYLWARAFFAAGIGPKDVALNAFSYHLVAAGLTFHNGLRKVGATVVPSGTSSSQVQVQLIKDLKVTAYVGTPSFLMSIITKARELGFNFKKDFRVKKACFAAEPLLPSLRQAFEKEYGIDTYQMYGATEVGDVAYECSRKSGWHICEETIVEIVDPTTGKNVAPGELGEVVVTRLIDIFFLLRFGTGDLSRLITEKCSCGRTAYRLAGIAGRVGDAVKVRGLFIAPSQLKMISAKFNNLPLQAIVSRKGHEDVLTLRLEKVNQETGSAIWDNNFKKIFKEICTVKIDEIQYVEAGLITPDQKLILDQRQW